From Variovorax sp. J2L1-78, the proteins below share one genomic window:
- a CDS encoding DUF2845 domain-containing protein, which translates to MALLVPSVEASPSMGCNGSLVGKGDSPVSLLQKCGEPIYRQTVCVSMLQLGWVVTPYRSGGPAAILANQCVPMEEWTYDRGQGAFFGVVRIYNGTIESVRDGDRNR; encoded by the coding sequence ATGGCCCTCCTTGTCCCCTCCGTCGAAGCGTCCCCCTCGATGGGCTGCAACGGCTCGCTCGTCGGCAAGGGCGACTCACCCGTGTCGCTGCTCCAGAAGTGCGGCGAGCCGATCTATCGGCAGACCGTGTGCGTGTCGATGCTGCAGCTGGGCTGGGTCGTGACGCCCTATCGTTCAGGGGGGCCTGCTGCGATTCTTGCGAATCAGTGCGTTCCGATGGAGGAATGGACCTACGACCGGGGGCAAGGCGCATTCTTCGGGGTCGTCCGCATCTACAACGGCACGATCGAATCCGTGCGCGACGGCGACCGCAACCGCTGA
- a CDS encoding LysR family transcriptional regulator — MDSLDLLRTFSEVASSGSFSRTAEHLSLSRGTVSKYIATLESRFGVRLLNRSTRAVSLTDAGQLLLERSRPMLELADATHAELQDRASVPSGRLRISAPHGMDLTELPGLINVFLGQYPEVSISLMLTNRMVDLAEEGIDIALRFGPSANENLIVRKLVAMELSVCAAPMYWRRHGVPSHPAELADHVALIGTHLTPLSKWRFETDGQPVDVAVRGRLDATEAGPLIQAALLGAGVVYLPSVMLQPYIESGRLVPVLSEFVRSDMWLSAVYLQRRHSTAVHRALLDFLANRFAGSRNEGRAP; from the coding sequence GTGGACAGCCTGGATCTCCTGCGCACCTTCAGCGAGGTCGCCTCCTCCGGCAGTTTTTCCCGTACCGCCGAGCATCTTTCGCTGTCGAGGGGCACCGTCAGCAAATACATCGCGACCCTGGAAAGCAGGTTCGGCGTCCGTTTGCTGAATCGGAGCACGCGCGCCGTCAGCCTGACCGATGCGGGTCAGCTGCTGCTCGAGAGAAGTCGGCCGATGTTGGAACTGGCCGATGCGACGCACGCCGAACTGCAGGATCGCGCGAGCGTCCCGAGCGGGCGCCTGCGCATCTCGGCTCCGCACGGTATGGACCTGACGGAGTTGCCAGGACTGATCAACGTCTTCCTCGGTCAATATCCCGAAGTCAGCATCAGCCTGATGCTGACGAACCGCATGGTCGACCTTGCGGAGGAGGGCATCGACATCGCGCTACGTTTTGGTCCCTCGGCCAACGAGAACCTGATCGTTCGAAAGCTGGTGGCGATGGAACTCAGCGTTTGCGCCGCGCCCATGTACTGGCGCCGGCACGGGGTACCTTCGCATCCTGCCGAGCTTGCGGATCACGTCGCGCTGATCGGTACGCATCTGACTCCGCTTTCGAAATGGCGCTTCGAGACTGATGGTCAGCCGGTGGATGTCGCGGTTCGGGGAAGGCTGGATGCCACCGAAGCCGGGCCGCTGATCCAGGCTGCATTGCTGGGGGCCGGCGTCGTGTACCTGCCGTCGGTCATGCTGCAACCGTACATCGAAAGCGGGCGGCTGGTGCCTGTCTTGTCGGAATTCGTTCGCAGCGACATGTGGTTGTCGGCCGTCTATCTGCAGCGTCGTCACAGCACGGCCGTGCATCGTGCGCTGCTCGATTTTCTTGCGAACCGATTCGCCGGTTCTCGGAATGAGGGCCGCGCGCCGTGA
- a CDS encoding oxidoreductase yields MSNSSVVVVTGASSGIGRAAAEMFAARGCRVFGTVRDLRKAPALPGVEFIEMDVRNEGSVQVAVESIIEKNMRIDVLVNNAGMMMIGAVEETTAAEAAALFDTNVFGILRMTRAVLPYMRAHRRGRIVNVSSVLGVLPAPYMGIYAATKHAVEGLSESLDHEVRQFGIRATLVQPAYTRTNLDANAPRAETRIEGYDHERDVVTRSVADSVRNAPGPRAVASTIVEAALGPWRMRCAPPGQASLLTKLRRFLPAGPVDASLRKKLGLA; encoded by the coding sequence GTGTCAAATTCATCCGTAGTCGTCGTGACCGGCGCATCTTCTGGCATCGGCCGTGCTGCCGCGGAGATGTTCGCTGCGCGGGGATGCCGAGTGTTCGGCACCGTGCGCGATCTGCGCAAGGCGCCTGCGCTGCCGGGTGTCGAGTTCATCGAGATGGACGTCCGGAACGAAGGCTCGGTTCAGGTTGCGGTTGAATCCATCATTGAAAAGAACATGCGCATCGATGTGCTGGTCAACAACGCAGGAATGATGATGATCGGCGCGGTCGAGGAAACGACAGCGGCCGAGGCCGCGGCGCTGTTCGACACCAATGTCTTCGGCATTCTTCGCATGACGCGTGCCGTGCTTCCGTACATGCGTGCGCATCGTCGTGGACGAATCGTCAACGTCAGCTCGGTGCTCGGTGTGTTGCCGGCGCCCTACATGGGAATTTATGCAGCCACCAAGCATGCGGTGGAAGGGCTGTCTGAATCCCTGGATCATGAGGTTCGCCAGTTCGGCATTCGTGCGACGCTGGTGCAGCCGGCTTACACCCGGACCAACCTGGACGCCAACGCGCCCCGTGCCGAAACACGGATCGAAGGGTACGACCATGAACGCGACGTGGTGACACGCTCCGTGGCCGACAGCGTGCGCAATGCGCCCGGGCCGCGCGCTGTCGCGAGCACCATCGTCGAAGCGGCGCTCGGCCCGTGGCGCATGCGTTGCGCACCACCTGGGCAGGCATCCCTCTTGACGAAGTTGCGCCGCTTTCTGCCCGCGGGACCGGTGGATGCGAGCCTCCGAAAGAAACTCGGTCTCGCCTGA
- a CDS encoding efflux RND transporter permease subunit: MSEGRFNLSALAVRERSVTLFLILLISLAGLVAFFKLGRAEDPAFTVKVMTVITAWPGATAQEMQDQVAEKLEKRLQELRYYDRAETYTRPGLAFTTLTLQDSTPPLKVEDEFYQARKKVGDEARNLPAGVIGPMVNDEYADVTFALFALKAKGEPQRLLVRDAETLRQRLLHVPGVKKVNIAGEQPERIYVEFAHDRLATLGIGPQEVFAALNAQNALSPAGSVETKGPQVFIRLDGAFDTLQKIRDTPVVAQGRTLKLSDVATVKRGYEDPATFMIRNGGEPALLIGVVMKEGWNGLDLGKSLDAEARAINAELPLGLTLSKVTDQSDNISASVDEFMMKFFAALLVVMLVSFLSMGWRAGLVVAAAVPLTLAVVFVVMAATGKNFDRITLGSLILALGLLVDDAIIAIEMMVVKIEEGYSHVAASAYAWSHTAAPMLSGTLVTAVGFMPNGFAPSTAGEYTSNMFWIVGIALIASWVVAVVFTPYLGVKLLPNFKKVEGGHAAIYDTPRYNRLRRVLERVIARKWLVAGAVVALFVLSILGMGVVKKQFFPNSDRPEVLVEVQMPYGTAITQTSAAVAKVEAWLSTQPEAQIVTSYIGQGAPRFYLAMGPELPDPAFAKIVIRTASQEERDALKLRLRDAVAQGLAPEARLRVTQLVFGPYSPFPVAYRVTGPDANELRKIAAEVRQVMDASPMMRTVNTDWGTRTPTLHFTLHQDRLQAVGLSSNAVAQQLQFLLSGAPVTTVREDIRTVQVVARSAGATRLDPARIADFTLAGASGQRIPLSQVGEVEVRMEEPVMRRRDRVPTLTVQGDIADGLQPPDVSNAITKQLQPIIEKLPAGYRIVQAGSIEESEKATKAMLPLFPIMLAATLLIIIFQVRSMSAMVMVFLTSPLGLIGVVPTLLIFQQAFGINALVGLVALSGILMRNTLILLGQIHHNEQEGLDSFHAVVEATVQRSRPVILTALAAILAFIPLTHSVFWGALAYTLIGGTFAGTVLTLVFLPAMYAIWFRIKPGTSDVRRDGNVPAH, from the coding sequence ATGAGCGAGGGCCGTTTCAATCTGTCGGCGCTCGCGGTCCGCGAGCGCTCCGTCACCCTGTTCCTGATCCTGCTGATCTCGCTGGCGGGCCTGGTCGCGTTCTTCAAGCTGGGGCGTGCGGAAGACCCGGCCTTCACGGTCAAGGTGATGACCGTCATCACCGCGTGGCCCGGCGCGACGGCGCAGGAGATGCAGGACCAGGTCGCCGAGAAGCTCGAGAAACGCCTGCAGGAACTGCGTTACTACGACCGCGCCGAAACCTACACCCGGCCCGGCCTCGCGTTCACCACGCTGACCTTGCAGGACAGCACGCCCCCCTTGAAGGTGGAGGACGAGTTCTACCAGGCACGCAAGAAGGTCGGCGACGAGGCACGCAACCTGCCGGCGGGCGTGATCGGCCCGATGGTCAACGACGAGTACGCCGACGTCACCTTCGCCCTGTTCGCGCTCAAGGCCAAGGGCGAGCCGCAGCGCCTGTTGGTGCGTGATGCGGAAACGCTGCGCCAGCGGCTGCTGCACGTGCCGGGCGTGAAGAAGGTGAACATTGCCGGCGAACAGCCCGAGCGCATCTACGTCGAGTTCGCACACGACCGCCTGGCAACGCTGGGTATCGGTCCGCAGGAGGTGTTCGCCGCGCTCAATGCCCAGAATGCGCTGAGCCCGGCCGGGTCGGTGGAAACCAAGGGCCCGCAGGTCTTCATTCGCCTGGACGGCGCCTTCGACACCTTGCAGAAGATCCGGGACACACCGGTGGTCGCGCAAGGCCGCACCCTGAAGCTGTCGGACGTCGCCACGGTCAAGCGCGGCTACGAAGACCCGGCCACCTTCATGATCCGCAACGGCGGCGAACCGGCCTTGCTGATCGGCGTGGTGATGAAGGAGGGCTGGAACGGGCTCGACCTGGGCAAGTCGCTGGACGCGGAAGCCCGCGCCATCAATGCCGAACTGCCGTTGGGCCTGACGCTGTCGAAAGTGACGGACCAGTCGGACAACATCTCCGCATCGGTGGACGAATTCATGATGAAGTTCTTCGCGGCCTTGCTGGTCGTGATGCTGGTGAGCTTCCTGAGCATGGGCTGGCGCGCCGGCCTGGTGGTCGCCGCCGCCGTGCCGCTCACGCTGGCGGTGGTCTTCGTGGTGATGGCCGCCACCGGCAAGAACTTCGATCGCATCACGCTCGGCTCGCTGATCCTGGCGCTGGGCCTGCTGGTGGACGACGCCATCATCGCCATCGAGATGATGGTGGTGAAGATCGAGGAAGGCTACAGCCACGTCGCCGCATCGGCCTATGCGTGGAGCCACACGGCAGCGCCGATGCTCTCGGGCACGCTGGTGACTGCCGTCGGCTTCATGCCCAACGGCTTCGCGCCATCGACCGCGGGCGAGTACACGAGCAACATGTTCTGGATCGTCGGCATCGCGCTGATCGCCTCCTGGGTCGTCGCGGTGGTGTTCACCCCCTACCTGGGCGTGAAGCTGCTGCCGAATTTCAAGAAGGTCGAAGGCGGCCACGCCGCGATCTACGACACGCCGCGCTACAACCGCCTGCGTCGTGTGCTCGAGCGCGTGATCGCGCGCAAGTGGCTGGTGGCCGGCGCCGTCGTCGCGCTGTTCGTGCTGTCCATCCTCGGCATGGGCGTGGTCAAGAAGCAGTTCTTCCCGAACTCCGACCGGCCCGAAGTGCTGGTCGAAGTGCAGATGCCCTATGGCACGGCCATCACGCAGACCAGCGCAGCGGTGGCGAAGGTCGAGGCCTGGCTCTCCACGCAGCCGGAGGCGCAGATCGTCACGTCCTATATCGGCCAGGGCGCCCCTCGCTTTTACCTCGCCATGGGTCCGGAGCTGCCTGATCCTGCATTCGCCAAGATCGTCATCCGCACCGCCAGCCAGGAAGAGCGCGATGCCCTGAAGCTGCGGCTGCGCGATGCCGTTGCGCAGGGCCTGGCGCCCGAGGCGCGGCTGCGGGTCACCCAACTGGTGTTCGGCCCGTACTCGCCGTTCCCGGTCGCCTACCGTGTCACGGGCCCGGATGCGAACGAGTTGCGGAAGATCGCCGCCGAGGTGCGCCAGGTCATGGATGCGAGCCCGATGATGCGGACCGTCAACACCGACTGGGGCACCCGCACGCCGACCTTGCACTTCACCTTGCACCAGGACCGCCTGCAGGCCGTGGGCCTGAGCTCCAATGCCGTGGCGCAACAACTGCAGTTCCTGCTGAGCGGCGCGCCGGTGACCACCGTGCGCGAGGACATCCGCACCGTGCAGGTCGTGGCCCGCTCCGCGGGCGCCACGCGCCTCGATCCGGCCCGGATCGCGGACTTCACGCTCGCCGGCGCCAGTGGCCAGCGCATTCCGTTGTCGCAGGTCGGCGAGGTCGAGGTGCGCATGGAAGAGCCGGTCATGCGGCGGCGCGACCGCGTGCCCACCCTCACGGTGCAGGGCGACATCGCCGACGGACTGCAGCCGCCGGACGTGTCGAACGCGATCACGAAGCAGCTCCAGCCGATCATCGAGAAGCTGCCCGCGGGCTACCGCATCGTCCAGGCCGGCTCCATCGAGGAATCCGAGAAGGCGACAAAGGCGATGCTGCCGTTGTTCCCGATCATGCTGGCGGCCACGCTGCTCATCATCATCTTCCAGGTCCGCTCGATGTCGGCAATGGTCATGGTGTTCCTCACGAGCCCGCTGGGGTTGATCGGCGTGGTGCCGACCCTGCTCATCTTCCAGCAGGCCTTCGGCATCAACGCGCTGGTCGGCCTCGTCGCGCTGTCGGGGATCCTGATGCGCAACACGCTGATCCTGCTGGGGCAGATCCACCACAACGAGCAGGAGGGGCTGGACTCCTTCCACGCCGTGGTCGAGGCCACCGTTCAGCGCTCACGGCCCGTGATCCTGACCGCGCTCGCGGCGATCCTCGCGTTCATCCCGCTGACCCACTCCGTGTTCTGGGGCGCACTTGCGTACACGCTGATCGGCGGCACCTTCGCCGGCACGGTCCTGACGCTGGTGTTCCTGCCGGCGATGTACGCCATCTGGTTCAGGATCAAGCCTGGCACCAGCGACGTTCGCCGCGACGGCAATGTGCCTGCGCATTGA
- a CDS encoding efflux RND transporter periplasmic adaptor subunit, with translation MLPPRLVLSVTINALAFALVACGDKTPPDARTLTPLVRAATVQPAASTSRSFSGTVAARVQSDLGFRVAGKVLERRVDVGQTVKRGQLLLRIDPVDLKLASRAQQEAVAAARARAKQASDEELRYRDLRGTGAISASAYDQIKAAADAAQAQLSAAEAQSEVARNANRYSDLVADVDGTVLETLVEPGQVVNAGQVVVRVAAAGRREAVVQLPETLRPAIGSVGQATLFGKEGAAVPVKLRQLSDTADRLTRTFEARYVLDGELANAPLGATVTVHVGDGKVVAKNGVQVPIGALFDAGQSPGVWVITGDPAKVRWQPVTVESLEDDRAQVTGQLQQGDRVVALGAHLLREGEEVRIASAAAAPAGGGAHP, from the coding sequence ATGCTGCCGCCCCGCCTGGTTCTCTCCGTCACCATCAATGCTTTGGCGTTCGCATTGGTCGCTTGCGGCGACAAGACGCCGCCCGATGCACGCACCCTCACGCCCCTGGTGCGCGCCGCCACCGTCCAGCCGGCCGCGTCGACATCGCGCTCGTTCAGCGGCACCGTTGCCGCACGGGTCCAGAGCGACCTGGGTTTTCGCGTCGCCGGCAAGGTGCTGGAGCGTCGGGTGGACGTGGGGCAGACCGTCAAGCGCGGCCAACTGCTCCTGCGCATCGACCCGGTCGATCTGAAGCTGGCATCGCGGGCGCAGCAGGAGGCGGTGGCCGCGGCCCGCGCGCGCGCCAAGCAGGCGAGCGACGAAGAACTCCGTTACCGGGACCTGCGCGGAACGGGCGCCATCTCGGCCTCGGCCTACGACCAGATCAAGGCGGCGGCGGATGCGGCCCAGGCCCAGTTGAGCGCGGCCGAAGCGCAGTCCGAAGTCGCTCGCAACGCGAACCGCTACTCGGACCTGGTCGCCGACGTGGACGGCACGGTCCTCGAAACGCTGGTCGAGCCCGGCCAGGTCGTGAATGCCGGCCAGGTGGTGGTGCGCGTGGCGGCGGCCGGGCGCCGGGAGGCGGTGGTGCAACTGCCCGAAACGCTGCGCCCCGCCATCGGCTCGGTGGGCCAGGCCACGCTGTTCGGCAAGGAAGGCGCCGCGGTCCCCGTCAAGCTCCGCCAGCTCTCGGATACGGCCGACCGCCTGACCCGCACTTTCGAGGCGCGCTATGTGCTCGATGGCGAACTGGCCAACGCGCCGCTGGGTGCCACCGTGACGGTCCACGTCGGGGACGGCAAGGTCGTCGCGAAGAACGGGGTGCAAGTGCCCATCGGTGCCCTGTTCGACGCCGGCCAATCGCCGGGCGTCTGGGTCATCACCGGCGATCCGGCGAAGGTGCGCTGGCAACCGGTGACGGTGGAGTCGCTGGAAGACGACCGCGCCCAGGTCACGGGCCAGCTCCAGCAGGGCGACCGCGTGGTCGCCCTGGGCGCGCACCTGTTGCGCGAAGGCGAAGAGGTGCGCATCGCCAGCGCTGCCGCGGCGCCGGCGGGCGGCGGAGCCCATCCATGA
- a CDS encoding TetR/AcrR family transcriptional regulator, with protein sequence MSPAITSPVPPRGPADHDVRDQIVVAATEHFSQYGYEKTTVSDLAKTIGFSKAYIYKFFESKQAIGEMICSNCLREIEAEVVAAVSAVDRPPEKLRRMFKAIVEASLRLFFRDRKLYEIAISSATERWRSAIAHEEFVRQLILEVLQQGRDSGEFERKTPIDETAAAIYLVMHPYINPLLLRHSFDHTDEAPALLAGLVLRSLSP encoded by the coding sequence ATGAGCCCAGCCATCACTTCCCCGGTGCCACCACGCGGCCCGGCCGACCATGACGTGAGAGACCAGATCGTGGTCGCCGCGACCGAGCATTTCAGCCAGTACGGCTACGAAAAGACCACCGTCTCGGACCTGGCCAAGACCATCGGTTTCTCCAAGGCCTACATCTACAAGTTTTTCGAATCCAAGCAGGCCATCGGAGAAATGATCTGCAGCAACTGCCTGCGGGAGATCGAGGCCGAGGTGGTGGCCGCGGTGAGTGCCGTCGATCGGCCACCGGAAAAGCTGCGTCGCATGTTCAAGGCGATCGTCGAGGCGAGCCTTCGCTTGTTCTTCCGGGACCGAAAGCTCTATGAAATCGCGATCTCGTCCGCCACTGAGCGCTGGCGGTCTGCCATCGCGCATGAGGAATTCGTCCGCCAACTGATCCTGGAGGTGCTGCAGCAAGGGCGGGATTCGGGGGAGTTCGAACGCAAGACTCCCATCGACGAGACCGCGGCGGCCATCTACCTGGTCATGCACCCCTACATCAACCCCCTGTTGCTGCGCCACAGCTTCGATCACACCGACGAGGCGCCGGCCCTCCTGGCCGGACTGGTGTTGCGCAGCCTGTCGCCCTAA
- a CDS encoding efflux transporter outer membrane subunit, which translates to MLTRTSLTLVAAACLLAGCAVGPDYVHPETSLPDKFLGQRAVDARATVADADLSAWWKGFRDPQLTRYVERALAQNLDLAQASARVAQARAGLGAANAALLPSGNVSGQAARAYQSIETPLGQVLNAQPNFDRYGNAYEANLGASWELDLFGGLRRGREAALADYQASEAGAAATRLTVAAQTADIYITLRGLQARLDVARRQVSTQQDLVAKVELLYGKGLAAELQLRQAEGALAQVRASVPVLEAGLDAAMNALDVMLGTAPGAHRAELEQAGAIPVAPRIDGAGSPSDLLRRRPDLIAAERRLAASNARIGVAVAEYYPKFSLSGMVGSATSVSSGNLFNSGASQGAGMLGLRWRLFDFGRIDAQIDAAKGQDAEMLAAYRLAALRATEDVENAFSALVKREAQTVLLTQGEASLGRARSASFAAYQKGVVSLIEVLQADESLLRVADARAQAQTESARAAVSAFKALGGGWQAAPVEAVAIRSQ; encoded by the coding sequence ATGCTCACACGCACGTCACTCACGCTGGTTGCCGCAGCCTGCCTCCTCGCCGGCTGCGCCGTCGGCCCTGACTATGTCCATCCCGAAACCTCCTTGCCGGACAAGTTTCTCGGCCAGCGTGCCGTCGACGCGCGGGCGACCGTTGCCGACGCGGACCTGAGCGCGTGGTGGAAGGGGTTTCGCGACCCCCAACTGACGCGCTATGTCGAACGCGCGTTGGCGCAGAACCTCGACCTCGCGCAGGCGTCCGCCCGCGTCGCCCAAGCCAGGGCCGGCCTCGGTGCGGCGAACGCAGCGCTGCTGCCGTCGGGCAATGTCAGCGGACAGGCGGCCCGGGCCTACCAATCCATCGAAACGCCGCTGGGCCAGGTGCTGAACGCGCAGCCCAATTTCGACCGCTACGGCAACGCCTATGAAGCCAACCTCGGCGCGAGCTGGGAGCTGGACCTCTTCGGCGGCCTGCGTCGCGGGCGCGAAGCCGCGCTGGCCGACTACCAGGCGTCCGAGGCGGGCGCGGCCGCCACACGGCTGACCGTCGCGGCGCAGACCGCCGACATCTACATCACCTTGCGCGGCCTGCAAGCCCGCCTGGACGTCGCGCGTCGGCAGGTGAGCACGCAGCAGGATCTGGTGGCCAAGGTCGAGCTGCTCTACGGCAAAGGGCTGGCCGCCGAGCTTCAACTGCGGCAGGCCGAAGGGGCGCTCGCGCAGGTCCGCGCGTCCGTGCCGGTGCTCGAGGCCGGGCTGGACGCCGCGATGAATGCCCTGGACGTGATGCTGGGCACAGCACCCGGTGCGCATCGCGCGGAACTGGAACAGGCCGGTGCCATCCCCGTTGCGCCCCGCATCGATGGCGCCGGGTCGCCCAGCGACCTGCTGCGCCGCCGACCCGACCTGATCGCGGCGGAGCGACGCCTGGCCGCCTCGAACGCCCGCATCGGCGTGGCCGTGGCCGAGTACTACCCGAAGTTTTCTCTCAGCGGCATGGTCGGCAGCGCCACCTCGGTGTCCAGTGGCAACCTGTTCAACAGCGGCGCGAGCCAGGGCGCGGGCATGCTCGGCCTGCGCTGGCGCCTGTTCGACTTCGGTCGCATCGACGCGCAGATCGACGCCGCCAAAGGACAGGACGCGGAAATGCTCGCCGCCTACCGGCTGGCTGCGCTGCGTGCCACCGAAGACGTCGAGAACGCGTTCTCCGCACTGGTCAAGCGCGAAGCGCAGACCGTGCTGCTGACGCAGGGCGAGGCCTCGCTTGGCCGCGCCAGAAGCGCTTCGTTCGCGGCCTACCAGAAAGGCGTCGTCAGCCTGATCGAGGTCCTGCAGGCCGACGAGAGCCTGCTGCGTGTGGCCGACGCGAGGGCGCAGGCGCAAACGGAATCGGCACGCGCGGCGGTCAGTGCGTTCAAGGCACTGGGCGGCGGCTGGCAGGCGGCGCCCGTCGAAGCGGTGGCCATCCGCTCGCAGTGA
- a CDS encoding glycerate kinase type-2 family protein, with amino-acid sequence MIAPNPSSEVSGVPDARTSPREFLAHLYGVAVARALPLTGMAPCLPKPPKGRTLVLGAGKAGGSMAQALEALWPADAPLSGLVVTRYGHIPPRPEGLASRIEVVEAAHPVPDAAGLKAAERILALTEGLTADDLVLCLISGGGSALLTLPAEGLTLEDKQRINTQLLESGAHIGEMNCVRKHLSRIKGGRLAAACAPAQVVTLTISDVPGDDPAVIASGPTVPDATTCADALAILDRYGIAVPPIVRAQLESSALETPKPSDAVFQGHVTHLIATPQQSLEAAAAAARAAGIDAHILSDEMEGESREVGKVHGALARAVALRGEPFAKPCVILSGGETTVTIRPRQPGQAKGRGGRAGEFCLGLAGALAGQADVWALAADTDGIDGVEDNAGAFVTPDTLARAMAQGRKLADHLDRNDAYGYFDAIGDLLVTGPTHTNVNDFRALLML; translated from the coding sequence ATGATCGCACCGAACCCCTCTTCCGAAGTGTCCGGCGTGCCCGACGCACGCACGTCCCCGCGCGAATTCCTCGCGCATCTGTATGGCGTGGCGGTCGCGCGCGCCTTGCCACTCACCGGCATGGCCCCGTGCCTGCCGAAGCCGCCCAAGGGCCGCACGCTGGTGCTGGGTGCCGGCAAGGCCGGCGGCTCGATGGCGCAGGCGCTCGAGGCGCTGTGGCCGGCCGACGCGCCGCTGTCGGGCCTGGTCGTCACGCGCTACGGCCACATCCCGCCGCGGCCCGAGGGGCTCGCGTCGCGCATCGAGGTTGTCGAAGCCGCGCACCCCGTGCCCGACGCCGCCGGCCTGAAGGCGGCGGAGCGCATCCTGGCGCTGACCGAAGGCCTTACCGCCGACGACCTGGTGCTGTGCCTGATCTCCGGCGGCGGTTCGGCGCTGCTCACGCTGCCGGCCGAGGGGCTGACGCTCGAAGACAAGCAGCGCATCAACACGCAACTGCTCGAAAGCGGCGCCCACATCGGCGAGATGAACTGCGTGCGCAAGCATCTGTCGCGCATCAAGGGTGGCCGGCTGGCCGCGGCCTGCGCGCCGGCGCAGGTGGTCACGCTCACCATCAGCGATGTGCCGGGCGACGACCCCGCCGTCATCGCGAGCGGCCCGACCGTGCCCGATGCCACCACCTGCGCCGACGCGCTGGCGATCCTCGACCGCTACGGCATCGCGGTACCGCCGATCGTGCGCGCGCAACTGGAGAGCAGTGCGCTCGAGACGCCGAAGCCGTCCGACGCCGTGTTCCAGGGCCACGTCACGCACCTCATCGCCACGCCGCAGCAGTCGCTCGAAGCGGCGGCTGCCGCCGCGCGCGCGGCGGGCATCGACGCGCACATCCTGAGCGACGAGATGGAGGGCGAATCGCGCGAAGTCGGCAAGGTGCATGGCGCGCTGGCCCGCGCGGTCGCGCTGCGCGGCGAGCCCTTCGCGAAGCCCTGCGTGATTTTGTCGGGTGGCGAGACCACGGTGACGATCCGCCCGCGCCAGCCCGGCCAGGCCAAGGGCCGCGGCGGGCGCGCCGGCGAGTTCTGCCTGGGCCTGGCCGGTGCGCTGGCCGGCCAGGCCGACGTGTGGGCGCTCGCGGCCGACACCGACGGCATCGACGGCGTGGAAGACAACGCCGGCGCCTTCGTCACGCCCGACACGCTGGCGCGCGCCATGGCGCAGGGCCGCAAGCTCGCCGACCACCTCGACCGCAACGACGCCTACGGCTACTTCGATGCGATCGGCGACCTGCTGGTCACGGGGCCGACGCACACCAACGTGAATGACTTCCGGGCGTTGCTGATGCTTTGA